The genomic DNA GGGTGCTCGTCCTCGGGCTGTTCTTCACAGCCCAACGTATGGGTTGCGGCGAGTAGAGCGACAATCACAGCGGCGCGCCCGCAGATTGCGAAACCCCGCGAGCGATTCGAGCGAGTGGCGAACATGGTGATCGGAATCTCCGAACGTTTCCGTCTGTGGAGGTCGAGTCGAGAAGGTACACTAAGAACCTGCTCGGACCATTTTGAATCAGCAGGAGATGCGAGCCCCAATGGAATTGCTTCAGCAACCGAGCGCCGAGCGCGTTCACAAAGATGCAATCCGCATACGCTGGCGGGGCGAAGATGCGCGAGCCTCTGCGTCTGTCTATGTAGGCACAGATCCCGGCGCGATGTCCGGCGACCTCTCCGGTCGTGTAGTCGCGGGAAAATTGCAGGCGGGCGAAGTGATCCTGCAGGGCCTCGACCCGCGGACGCGACACTTCTTTAGACTGGATCCCGGCGGCGGTTTGCCGAGTCGCGTCATCGCAGAAAGATTGATGCCCTTCGAGGGGGCGCACAATTTCCGCGATCTTGGCGGATATGAGACCACCGACGGGCGGCGGGTTCGCTGGGGAAAGATCTACCGATCCGATCATCTCGCAGAACTGACTGAGCAAGATCTCGCGTATTTTTCTGAGCTCGGAATAAGACTGGTCTGCGATTTCCGCAGGGACGGGGAAATTGCCAAGCAACCCAATCGGATGCCGCAACACGATCCACCGATGCAGATCAATCCGTCCGTCTCGGGCACCTCTCTTCTACCGAACGAGATCGAAGCCGCGATCAGAGCCGGCAATCCGGGCCAGCTGGACTTTCGGCGGTTGTTGATCGACGGCAATCGCTTCATGGTGACTGAGGCCCTCGATCAGTATCGAACACTGATGAGAAGTCTCGAGCGCGAAGAGTGCGTGCCTCTGCTCTTTCACTGCACAGCGGGCAAGGACAGAACCGGGGTAGGAGCGGCATTGATCCTCCTGGCGCTCGGCGTACCGGAAGAAATAGTCATGCACGACTATCTGTTGACGGCGACCTACACCCACGACCGTGTCGAGCGAATGCTCGCAGGGCTTCGCTTCGACTCGCATTTTCGCGTAGATGCCGACGAAATCCGACCCCTCATGAGCGTGCGCCGCGAATTTCTACAGGCGGCCCTCGACGCCATACGAGACAAATTTGGGAGCGTCGATCACTATATGGATCAAGCGCTGCTGCTGAACGAGGAGCGACGCGACTCCCTCCGGTCGCGGTTGCTCGAGTGACTCCATAGACTAAGTGGAGCCACGGTGGAACCACGACACTGAAGGACGGCCGAAAAACATAGGAGCCTCCCCGATGACACGATCCATTCAGCCCACTTCCATCAATTTGGGCCAGCGATTTGAAGTGAGCCTGATTCGCGGCGCCATGGGAATGTTCAAGCTGATCTCGCGCTTGCGCAAACACCCGACTCCGCCGGCCCCAGTGAGTCTCCACAGCTATGGAGACCATCGAGCTGAAACGCTGCAATACATCCCTCGTAAGCCGGGATCGCCTGAGCGTGCAGCGGTTGTCTATCTTCACGGTGGTGGCTGGATCGCGGGCAAGAAAGAACTCTATACCAGCGACTTGTTCTTTCTAGCCGACCAGGGTTACCCGGTCTTCAATCTCGAATATCCCCTGGCCCCAGAGAATCCTCACCCGGCGATCTTGCGATCACTACTCCGCGCCCTCGAATGGATCCGGCAGAATCATCCCGAGTGCGAATCTGTGCACTTCATGGGCGATTCCGCGGGAGGAAACCTGGCGATGATGCTCGGTCTTCTGAGTCGAAACCCGGAGTCCATCCGAGAAATCAATCCATCGGGAACGCCTCGGACTGCACTGGGTTGTCACAGCGTGGTCTCTCTTTATGGCGTGCTCGACCGTCTTTCGTGGATCGACAACAAGTTTCCCATGTCCCGGGTCATGCTGGGTTCCTACGGCGGAAAAGCAGCCTTCGAGCGGGAGGTCGCTCC from Myxococcales bacterium includes the following:
- a CDS encoding tyrosine-protein phosphatase, whose product is MELLQQPSAERVHKDAIRIRWRGEDARASASVYVGTDPGAMSGDLSGRVVAGKLQAGEVILQGLDPRTRHFFRLDPGGGLPSRVIAERLMPFEGAHNFRDLGGYETTDGRRVRWGKIYRSDHLAELTEQDLAYFSELGIRLVCDFRRDGEIAKQPNRMPQHDPPMQINPSVSGTSLLPNEIEAAIRAGNPGQLDFRRLLIDGNRFMVTEALDQYRTLMRSLEREECVPLLFHCTAGKDRTGVGAALILLALGVPEEIVMHDYLLTATYTHDRVERMLAGLRFDSHFRVDADEIRPLMSVRREFLQAALDAIRDKFGSVDHYMDQALLLNEERRDSLRSRLLE
- a CDS encoding alpha/beta hydrolase encodes the protein MTRSIQPTSINLGQRFEVSLIRGAMGMFKLISRLRKHPTPPAPVSLHSYGDHRAETLQYIPRKPGSPERAAVVYLHGGGWIAGKKELYTSDLFFLADQGYPVFNLEYPLAPENPHPAILRSLLRALEWIRQNHPECESVHFMGDSAGGNLAMMLGLLSRNPESIREINPSGTPRTALGCHSVVSLYGVLDRLSWIDNKFPMSRVMLGSYGGKAAFEREVAPNLAITPMDLKFDSVPPCYLVAGTKDQLCDSTRIFAKRLEGETSEVLVGIFEGEKHGFFNFSWRPAYQQLRAEILDFLLRNDPSQAANIKPGGL